A DNA window from Hevea brasiliensis isolate MT/VB/25A 57/8 chromosome 2, ASM3005281v1, whole genome shotgun sequence contains the following coding sequences:
- the LOC110660933 gene encoding heat shock factor-binding protein, giving the protein MDAHESEDPKKSTADMTAFVQNLLQQMQSRFQTMSDSIITKIDEMGTRINDLEQSINDLRAEMGVEGSPSPLAPSKQKPGEDKQEEDSA; this is encoded by the exons ATG GATGCCCATGAATCAGAAGATCCGAAGAAAAGCACTGCTGATATGACTGCTTTT GTGCAAAATCTTCTTCAGCAGATG CAATCCAGGTTCCAAACAATGTCCGACTCAATTATTACAAAGA TTGATGAGATGGGAACTcgcataaatgacttggagcagaGCATAAATGACTTGAGAGCAGAGATGGGAGTGGAGGGCTCACCATCTCCTTTGGCTCCATCCAAGCAAAAGCCAGGCGAAGACAAGCAGGAGGAAGATTCAGCTTAG
- the LOC110660875 gene encoding protein RALF-like 33 has translation MQATTMANSSIFLLTFLFLSALIISSPTIEASGDHKLSWIPTKVPCQGSVAECIGEDEFHMGSEISRRILQTASTQYLSYGALQRDTVPCSQRGASYYNCQPGAEANPYSRGCSAITRCRN, from the coding sequence ATGCAAGCAACAACAATGGCCAATTCCTCCATCTTTCTCTTGACCTTCTTATTTCTCTCAGCTCTGATCATCTCCTCACCCACCATTGAAGCAAGCGGAGACCACAAACTGAGCTGGATCCCCACGAAAGTCCCATGCCAAGGCTCTGTAGCAGAGTGCATTGGAGAAGATGAATTCCACATGGGCTCTGAGATAAGCCGGCGGATACTGCAGACAGCGTCCACACAGTACCTAAGCTACGGAGCGCTGCAGAGGGACACCGTGCCATGTTCCCAGAGAGGTGCATCCTACTACAACTGCCAGCCAGGTGCAGAGGCCAACCCTTATTCCCGTGGTTGCAGTGCCATTACTCGCTGCCGTAATTAA